The genomic stretch CCAGTGCAACTGCCGATCCCTCTCGTCTTCTCAAGGAAAGGATTCTCGCGGCACTCGAGCTTGCGCTCCAGGGAACGGAGGGGCCGCAACGGATGGTGGATGTGCTGCGTCGCCTGCACGCCCACAGCGTCGAGGCCATGGCCTCCGAGGTCGTCTCGGCCATCCAGGCAGACAGAGAACAGCGGGCTGGAGAGGGAGTACCACAGCGGTTCACACTGAAGGTCACCAGGAACAGACGGTTGCAGGAGGTGCTGATTTCCAGGGCGGATGGAGTCGCCGCACTCTCGCCCGTGGAAGGGCGTGTCCTCAGGAAGACGCCAGCAACGCCGGAGCGTGCCCCCACACCCTCCAGCGAGAAGAAGCTCCCGTCGCCGGAGAGGCAGAGATCCACGCCGAAATCGCAACACACCACCATGGTCAAACATCTGCTCAAGCTCTCACCGACGGCGTTTGAGGGCGTCATCGAGCGCCTGCTGGTCGCCCTCGGCGTTCAGGAGGTCGTGCGGACACCGCCCACCAACGATGCCGGCGTGGATGTACGCGGCGTTCTGGTGATCGAGGAGCTCATGCGGGTGCGGGTGGCCGTGCAGGTGAAGCGGTATGCGGGCAACGTGTCCAGACCGGACGTTCAGAAGTTGCGGGGCAGTCTGTCGCACGGTGAGGTGGGCTGGTTCTTCACCACTGGCGGGTACAGCGATGGGG from Deinococcus sp. AB2017081 encodes the following:
- a CDS encoding restriction endonuclease, with translation MRATRRSSATADPSRLLKERILAALELALQGTEGPQRMVDVLRRLHAHSVEAMASEVVSAIQADREQRAGEGVPQRFTLKVTRNRRLQEVLISRADGVAALSPVEGRVLRKTPATPERAPTPSSEKKLPSPERQRSTPKSQHTTMVKHLLKLSPTAFEGVIERLLVALGVQEVVRTPPTNDAGVDVRGVLVIEELMRVRVAVQVKRYAGNVSRPDVQKLRGSLSHGEVGWFFTTGGYSDGARAEAQAHDRQPISLIAGLEVAELLIKYGVALSEGPA